The following are encoded together in the Peromyscus eremicus unplaced genomic scaffold, PerEre_H2_v1 PerEre#2#unplaced_72, whole genome shotgun sequence genome:
- the LOC131901349 gene encoding vomeronasal type-1 receptor 4-like has protein sequence MTSQSKALKTTEELALQMLLLLLVGIGTVANILLFIHNFSPIFTGSRLRPTQVIVTNLAVTNAFLLLVTAFPTNMMVFVPRKPATNLKCKIVFFIRLVARSTNMCSTCALSIHQFLTLVPGHWGRLMLRGRTPDVLSYSCYSCWLFSVLNNVYIPIKVTGPQSTGNDTNNNSKFLCSTSGFNVGIVFLHFAHDATFISIMAWTSVSMVILLYRHHQRTQHIITSNQNHRGHAETRAAQTVLMVVVIFVAMYLLNFICIIFHTVLTDWGLLLRNVGEALTAGFPTISPFLLIFRDPKDPCSVLFNC, from the coding sequence ATGACTTCTCAGAGTAAAGCTCTAAAAACCACTGAGGAATTGGCTCTCCAGATGCTCCTGCTTTTACTGGTTGGGATTGGGACTGTGGCCAACATTCTTCTGTTTATCCATAATTTCTCTCCCATCTTTACTGGCTCTCGACTGAGGCCCACACAGGTCATTGTCACCAACTTGGCTGTGACCAATGCCTTCCTTCTCCTTGTCACTGCGTTTCCAACCAACATGATGGTTTTTGTTCCAAGGAAACCTGCAACTAACCTGAAATGCAAAATTGTGTTCTTCATTCGCCTGGTGGCTCGAAGCACAAACATGTGCTCCACCTGTGCCCTGAGCATCCATCAGTTTCTCACTCTTGTTCCTGGTCACTGGGGTAGGCTGATGCTCCGAGGAAGAAcccctgatgtcctgagttattCTTGTTACAGTTGTTGGTTGTTCAGTGTCTTAAATAATGTCTACATCCCAATCAAAGTCACTGGTCCACAGAGCACAGGCAATGACACTAACAATAACAGCAAATTTCTCTGTTCCACATCTGGGTTCAATGTAGGCATCGTCTTCTTACATTTTGCCCATGATGCCACATTCATCAGCATCATGGCCTGGAccagtgtctccatggtgattctcCTCTATAGGCATCACCAGCGAACACAGCACATCATCACTTCCAATCAGAACCACAGAGGCCATGCTGAGACCAGAGCAGCCCAAACTGTCCTGATGGTGGTGGTCATATTTGTTGCCATGTACctcctaaattttatttgtatcatCTTTCACACTGTTTTAACAGACTGGGGTCTCTTGTTGAGGAATGTAGGTGAAGCTTTGACTGCAGGCTTCCCCACTATTTCTCCCTTCCTGTTGATCTTTAGGGATCCTAAGGATCCCTGTTCTGTGCTCTTCAACTGCTGA